One window of Amaranthus tricolor cultivar Red isolate AtriRed21 chromosome 11, ASM2621246v1, whole genome shotgun sequence genomic DNA carries:
- the LOC130826926 gene encoding E3 ubiquitin-protein ligase PUB23-like, protein MEVNNIEIPSHFICPISLQLMRDPVTISSGITYDRESIEKWLFTRKNNMCPVTKQPLIKLSSSDDRDDLTLMITPNHTLRRLIQSWCILHTSDGVERIPTPKQPPTITKSTITKLISDAKKSPEMRCNCLQRIRSFLSQSVNKKLLGSSGALEYVASILLEDDASTREKEEALFILADQMDGYDQEFKSVIFKNDDHADLFIDSLCGMLHTGSYSHQGRENAVKVLRWFYSILDPTQMSNAKFELFNEIVNIVRDQISIQATKNALKLLVELNPWGRNRVKAARSGAVNVLVELLLDGLLDRRISELSLVVLDQLCGCADGRADLVGHGAGLAIVSKKIFRVSHVASDRAIRVLSSISKYVGTAKVVGEMMEVGVVAKLCLVIQMECSSKSKERAKEMLRLHSRVWKNSPCIPPHLISSYPSN, encoded by the coding sequence ATCCTGTAACTATTTCTTCAGGAATTACATATGATAGAGAGAGTATTGAAAAATGGCTATTTACTCGTAAAAATAATATGTGTCCAGTAACCAAACAACCCCTTATCAAATTATCATCATCAGATGATCGTGATGATCTTACTTTGATGATCACTCCGAATCACACTCTCCGCCGTCTGATTCAATCATGGTGTATTCTGCATACATCAGACGGCGTTGAACGTATCCCTACACCGAAACAACCACCTACAATTACAAAGTCAACCATCACCAAACTTATCTCTGATGCTAAAAAGTCTCCTGAAATGCGGTGCAACTGCTTACAGAGGATTCGATCTTTTCTTTCTCAATCTGTAAATAAGAAGCTTCTAGGATCTTCTGGAGCTTTGGAGTACGTAGCTTCTATTCTTCTAGAAGATGATGCATCGACGAGGGAGAAAGAAgaagctttgttcattcttgctGATCAAATGGATGGCTATGATCAAGAGTTTAAGAGTGTGATCTTTAAAAATGATGATCATGCTGATTTATTCATAGATTCTTTATGTGGGATGTTGCACACTGGATCATATTCCCATCAGGGCAGAGAAAATGCGGTTAAGGTATTGAGATGGTTTTACAGTATATTAGACCCGACCCAAATGAGTAATGCTAAGTTTGAGTTGTTTAATGAGATTGTTAATATTGTAAGAGATCAGATTTCTATTCAAGCtacaaaaaatgctttaaaattattagttgaattgAACCCGTGGGGCAGGAACCGGGTCAAAGCAGCCAGATCCGGAGCGGTTAATGTATTGGTTGAGCTTCTTTTAGATGGGTTATTGGATCGGCGGATCTCGGAGCTTTCATTAGTGGTATTGGATCAGCTATGTGGATGTGCGGATGGGAGGGCGGATCTAGTAGGGCACGGTGCAGGATTAGCAATTGTGTCTAAGAAGATCTTTAGGGTGTCACACGTGGCAAGTGATCGGGCAATACGCGTGTTATCATCAATCTCGAAATACGTGGGGACCGCAAAGGTGGTCGGAGAAATGATGGAGGTTGGGGTGGTGGCCAAGTTGTGTTTGGTCATACAAATGGAGTGTAGTTCAAAGTCTAAAGAGAGGGCTAAGGAAATGTTGAGGTTACATTCTAGGGTTTGGAAAAATTCTCCTTGTATACCTCCTCATTTGATTTCTTCTTATCCATCTAATTAG